The following coding sequences are from one Parabacteroides pacaensis window:
- a CDS encoding efflux RND transporter permease subunit: MNFLINRKITICMLFIGLTLLGYVSYKQLSVELLPNAELPMLFVQVSSSQDTDPSYMETQTVIPLEGAISTIDGVEKIESSVNSRQATIRVDFKKNVNFKITSLKLQEKINELTPTLPDGIRVMVQKVDINRMNNNFLSLQIRGSGGVDRVRNIVDKEIQPELENVDGVASVAVYGGRQKAIEVQLDKDACKALNITPSKISSLLTQNTQEKAFVGYVNEAQNRYFVHVNSVYTNVAELENIVVAPGPILLKDVATIFFDLKDETSYSRVNGKEAISVSVVNDSQANLIELSHRVLATIDRLNQEFASQDIEIVVQNNSAETMEKNIDQIINLAVVGGLLAILILWFFLKNVRLVLFIALSIPISVYTAFNFFYAFGVTINSLTLVGMALAIGMLLDNSVVVLENIYRLSGTGRSPEISVTQGTKEVWRSILAATLTTITVFLPFVFSDNFLVKLIGHHIGVSIISTLSISLLVALLFIPMATYTMLRKKNGQSIFYEKLSIHQRAVQVYLTLLKTSMRHPGVTIFGAIIVLFVTLILSLSLNIQTMKEVESDRFNIAVSMPMNSTLEMTDKIVQIIEERLADIPEKKDLICRIQEKEASLTLVLQEDYRKTSKRDISDIQNEVMKKIYRLKDGVEIYITAAAGGNNSGGGLEALSGFMRLLGIGSNQERIVIKGSDFETMQLVGEDLRYYIDEMDFINNSWLSSNRRQSEIRLNFDPILLTSYDITRGNINSGLTALNTEFSSGATFKIGEDSYDIVIRNQQTEEEEEKEKKDKTVDDLKAIQIPNANGGLHTLQSLASIRYSRGNSEIRRVNQDKELVLGYRFAKNAEASKELLESYRSEIDQLVAGYNLPSGVAIQVIHEEDQFADFKFLILAAFILIFMILASVFESISTPFVLLFSIPLAAIGSLLALLLTNNSLMNANTLTGFLILLGVVVNNGIILIDYTNILRKQGNRRDRALMMAGLSRIRPILITSITTIIAMFPLAMGKSEYAGAIGAPFAITVIGGLSFSALLTLILIPTVYMGLENTLGWYRTLARKTQIFHLLLFLAGVACIYFYTDGMLWQSIYLVALITLIPGLTYFAQTSLRRAKTKLIRPEDEIHISVRNLVKIYDWSPHFIRQWNSGLNIRKRLGLSKEYHSLKDFVNISWQFGLTGFGIYFTYFFIENKLWIFLLSFVIYAAILFLWRKIREYLFFRYQNSRTVKYLNRIIFWSIPPLIWFGLFMKMDNLKLVLVVGALWAICIAIYVSSQYLYERDINIERIKGRFAGLRRSYFRLVKSIPLLGKRHRPFKALRGVSFDIKTGMFGLLGPNGAGKSTLMRIICGILNQSYGSIWINGLDTRIYREELQSLIGFLPQEFGTYENMSSWEFLDYQAILKGIIDKNVRKERLEYVLKAVHMYERKDEKIGSFSGGMKQRIGIALILLHLPRILIVDEPTAGLDPRERIRFRNLLVELSRDRVVIFSTHIIEDISSSCNQVVVVNKGELKYFGHPTQMVDMANGKVWQFHISKEDFEEKLDKSLVVHHIQNEDTIQVRYLSVEQPYEGAVQVEANLEDAYLCLLKNL; this comes from the coding sequence ATGAACTTTTTAATCAATAGGAAAATAACGATTTGCATGTTGTTTATAGGACTTACCCTGTTAGGGTATGTCTCTTATAAACAACTTTCCGTAGAGCTGTTGCCGAACGCGGAGCTGCCCATGCTATTCGTACAGGTTTCTTCTTCCCAGGATACCGATCCATCCTATATGGAAACACAAACAGTGATCCCGTTGGAAGGAGCAATCAGTACCATAGACGGAGTAGAAAAAATCGAATCTTCAGTAAATAGCCGGCAAGCCACGATCCGGGTCGACTTTAAAAAGAATGTCAATTTCAAGATAACCTCTCTTAAACTACAGGAAAAAATCAATGAGCTTACCCCCACTTTACCTGACGGCATACGGGTAATGGTGCAGAAAGTGGATATAAACCGAATGAATAATAACTTCCTGTCTCTTCAAATCCGGGGCTCCGGAGGCGTAGACCGGGTAAGGAATATTGTAGATAAAGAGATTCAGCCGGAACTGGAGAATGTAGACGGGGTGGCATCTGTAGCTGTATACGGAGGACGACAAAAAGCCATCGAAGTACAACTGGATAAGGATGCTTGTAAGGCATTAAACATCACACCATCCAAAATCAGTAGTTTACTAACACAAAATACACAGGAAAAAGCTTTTGTAGGGTATGTAAACGAAGCACAAAACCGGTATTTTGTCCATGTAAATTCCGTATATACCAATGTAGCCGAACTGGAAAACATCGTAGTGGCTCCCGGCCCGATCTTACTGAAAGATGTGGCAACTATCTTTTTCGATCTTAAAGACGAAACTTCCTACAGCCGGGTAAATGGGAAAGAGGCGATATCCGTTAGTGTAGTAAATGATTCGCAGGCTAACCTGATAGAGTTATCTCACCGGGTATTAGCTACGATCGACCGGCTAAACCAGGAATTTGCTTCGCAGGATATTGAAATAGTAGTACAAAACAATTCCGCTGAAACGATGGAGAAGAATATCGACCAGATTATCAATCTGGCCGTAGTAGGCGGATTATTAGCCATTCTCATTTTATGGTTTTTCCTGAAGAATGTGCGATTGGTACTTTTTATTGCTTTGTCAATTCCTATTTCCGTATATACGGCTTTTAACTTTTTCTATGCGTTCGGTGTCACGATTAATAGTCTTACCTTGGTAGGGATGGCTCTGGCAATCGGTATGCTACTGGATAATAGCGTCGTGGTGCTGGAAAACATTTATCGGCTCTCCGGCACAGGAAGGTCACCGGAAATTTCCGTTACCCAGGGAACCAAAGAGGTATGGCGTTCCATTCTGGCCGCTACCTTGACTACAATTACCGTGTTTCTGCCGTTTGTCTTTTCTGATAATTTTTTAGTAAAACTTATCGGCCACCACATCGGAGTCTCTATTATTTCTACTCTCTCCATTTCTCTTTTAGTTGCCCTTTTGTTTATTCCCATGGCAACCTACACGATGTTACGGAAGAAAAACGGGCAAAGCATTTTCTATGAAAAATTATCCATCCACCAACGGGCGGTACAAGTTTACCTCACGTTGTTGAAAACCAGTATGAGGCATCCGGGAGTAACTATTTTCGGAGCTATCATCGTCTTGTTCGTTACATTGATACTTTCTCTTTCCCTGAATATACAGACCATGAAAGAGGTGGAATCCGACCGTTTCAATATTGCTGTCTCCATGCCGATGAACAGCACGTTGGAAATGACGGACAAAATTGTACAAATCATTGAAGAACGCTTGGCGGATATTCCGGAAAAGAAAGATCTGATTTGCCGGATCCAAGAGAAAGAGGCGAGCTTGACATTGGTTTTACAGGAAGACTATCGCAAAACCAGCAAACGGGATATTTCGGATATTCAAAATGAAGTAATGAAAAAGATCTATCGCCTGAAAGACGGGGTTGAAATTTATATTACAGCAGCAGCCGGAGGAAATAATTCGGGAGGCGGATTAGAAGCACTGAGTGGTTTCATGCGTTTACTAGGTATCGGGAGTAATCAGGAAAGAATTGTTATCAAAGGATCTGATTTCGAAACGATGCAGTTAGTCGGAGAAGACTTACGTTATTACATCGATGAAATGGATTTTATTAATAATAGTTGGTTATCCTCTAACCGCAGACAATCTGAAATCCGGCTGAACTTCGATCCGATCTTACTTACTTCTTATGATATTACACGCGGAAATATTAATTCCGGGCTCACTGCTTTGAATACGGAATTTTCTTCCGGAGCTACATTCAAAATAGGGGAAGATTCGTATGATATCGTTATCCGTAATCAACAAACCGAAGAAGAGGAAGAAAAAGAAAAAAAGGATAAAACCGTCGACGATCTAAAAGCCATCCAAATACCGAATGCAAACGGAGGATTGCACACCTTACAAAGTTTAGCTTCTATCCGGTATTCACGAGGTAACTCGGAAATAAGACGGGTGAATCAAGATAAAGAATTGGTATTAGGCTACCGCTTTGCTAAAAATGCCGAGGCTTCAAAAGAATTATTAGAAAGCTACCGGTCGGAAATAGACCAGTTAGTAGCTGGATACAACTTGCCGTCGGGAGTTGCCATCCAGGTGATTCATGAAGAAGATCAATTTGCCGATTTCAAATTCCTTATCCTGGCAGCCTTTATTCTTATATTTATGATATTGGCTTCCGTATTCGAATCTATCAGCACTCCGTTTGTTTTACTGTTTTCTATCCCATTAGCAGCTATCGGTTCACTCTTGGCATTGCTTTTAACCAATAATAGCTTAATGAATGCGAATACGTTGACTGGATTCCTTATTTTATTAGGAGTAGTGGTCAATAATGGGATTATTTTAATTGACTATACGAATATTCTACGGAAACAAGGAAATCGGAGAGACCGGGCCTTAATGATGGCGGGGTTGTCCCGTATCCGGCCTATCCTGATTACTTCCATTACGACGATTATTGCCATGTTCCCCTTGGCTATGGGTAAATCGGAATATGCCGGAGCAATCGGCGCACCCTTTGCTATTACCGTTATCGGAGGCTTAAGTTTCTCAGCCTTGCTGACCTTGATCCTGATTCCTACCGTATATATGGGGTTGGAAAATACGTTGGGGTGGTACCGGACTCTAGCCCGGAAGACACAGATTTTCCACTTGTTATTATTCCTTGCCGGGGTAGCTTGCATTTATTTCTACACGGACGGAATGTTATGGCAATCTATTTATCTAGTGGCTTTAATTACCTTGATTCCGGGGCTCACCTATTTTGCACAGACAAGTTTACGACGGGCTAAAACAAAATTGATCCGTCCGGAAGATGAAATCCATATCTCTGTCAGGAATCTGGTAAAAATCTATGATTGGTCTCCTCACTTTATCCGGCAATGGAATAGTGGGTTGAATATCCGGAAACGTTTAGGATTAAGTAAAGAATATCATTCTCTAAAAGATTTTGTCAACATCTCTTGGCAATTCGGGTTGACAGGGTTCGGGATATATTTTACCTATTTCTTTATAGAAAACAAGTTATGGATCTTTTTACTGTCGTTCGTCATTTACGCAGCCATTCTTTTCCTGTGGAGGAAAATAAGAGAATATTTGTTTTTCCGTTACCAAAATAGCCGGACGGTAAAATACCTTAACCGGATTATTTTCTGGAGTATTCCTCCCTTGATCTGGTTCGGATTATTTATGAAAATGGACAACCTGAAACTTGTTTTGGTAGTCGGTGCCTTATGGGCTATTTGTATCGCTATTTATGTAAGCTCCCAATATTTATATGAACGGGATATTAATATAGAACGTATCAAGGGACGGTTCGCAGGATTAAGGCGTTCTTATTTCCGGCTGGTAAAAAGCATCCCGTTATTAGGAAAGCGGCACAGGCCGTTTAAAGCTTTACGTGGCGTGTCTTTCGATATCAAAACGGGTATGTTCGGATTATTAGGTCCTAACGGAGCAGGTAAATCTACCTTGATGCGTATTATTTGCGGGATTTTGAATCAAAGTTACGGGAGTATCTGGATCAATGGGTTAGATACCCGTATTTACCGAGAAGAGTTACAAAGCCTTATCGGATTCCTTCCGCAAGAGTTCGGTACTTACGAAAATATGTCGTCTTGGGAATTTTTGGATTACCAAGCCATATTGAAAGGGATCATTGATAAAAACGTCCGGAAAGAACGGCTGGAATATGTATTGAAAGCTGTTCACATGTACGAAAGGAAAGATGAAAAGATCGGTTCTTTTTCCGGGGGTATGAAGCAACGTATCGGGATTGCATTGATCTTATTACATCTACCGCGTATTCTGATAGTAGATGAACCTACGGCAGGTTTGGACCCACGGGAACGAATCCGGTTCCGTAACTTATTGGTAGAACTGAGTCGGGACAGGGTAGTTATATTTTCTACTCATATTATTGAAGATATTTCGAGTTCGTGTAACCAGGTGGTAGTGGTAAACAAGGGTGAACTGAAGTATTTCGGGCATCCTACTCAAATGGTAGATATGGCAAACGGAAAAGTTTGGCAGTTCCATATCAGTAAGGAAGATTTTGAAGAAAAATTGGATAAATCGTTGGTTGTCCATCATATACAGAACGAAGATACCATCCAAGTACGCTATTTGTCGGTAGAGCAACCTTACGAAGGGGCAGTACAGGTAGAAGCAAACTTGGAAGATGCTTATCTTTGTTTATTGAAAAACCTGTAA
- a CDS encoding efflux RND transporter permease subunit, with product MKNIIKFAVNNPVTILMVVLAILLLGKISYDQLSVDLLPNLNNPRLFIELKAGERPPEEIEKQFVKNIESMAIRQSDVTRVSSVIKAGSARITVEYTWNKDMDEAFLDLQKAMNSFSQNTDITELTITQHDPNTAPVVLVGLSHQNITDMAELRRIAESYIRNELIRVEGVADVTLSGDEISTLTIDTDPYKLNAFRLKMEDISSKIEANNQSISGGRVSELGLQYLVKSSSLFSSVTDFENLIVGYKSTVATATNSTTNESVKAPIYLKDVANVSFKNARPENIVRINGERSMGLSIYKEMRYNTVKVVESLVKQLERIEQSLPGYKFSVISNQGTFIKNAIGEVKDSAIMGILLAVIILFIFLRRLGTTLIVSLAIPISIVATFNLMFFNGLTLNIMTLGGLALGAGMLVDNAIVVIESIFRNQEKGLSIREATITGTSEVAGAVIASTLTTIVVFLPIVYLHGASGELFKDQAWTVTFSLVSSLFVAILVIPMLYDRVFRNKKEIKVTKSIQLTGYSKLLRKLVKARWLVIGCAVLLIIITILLLPFIGTEFMPRTESKSFTVNVKMSEGVRMEKTSATVSNLENILYAITGDSLCTIYSHIGPGSGSENAIFEGENTATMKVNLLPACPLSQEAIIAQFVDATDNVDGLELTFKQEENSLSTLLGTEGAPIVVEVKGEELDEIAEITQQVKDKMLTVNGLYNVVSSIEDGAPEITISVNRILAGINNISVSTIIDQVKQQLSGKEAGKMEYRGEMLDIVIKVPEVNLSQLGSLVVKNGEQEFQLREIAEITPSIAPKEIFRRNQSRISKILANLDPDKSLDKVANDIRTAVKDVELPPNYTITVTGEEEQRQESMHSLMFALVLSIILVYMVLASQFESLLHPFTILLTIPLAVVGAILLFFFTGTTINMMGVIGIVMLVGIAVNNSIILVDRINQLKQGTDLTDAIVQAGQQRIRPIIMTSLTTILALLPMTLGFGEGSSLRAPMAIAVIGGLVTSTIMSLMVIPCVYYVLEQAKRKTVKKQDNELFNQ from the coding sequence ATGAAGAATATTATCAAATTCGCAGTAAATAATCCGGTTACAATACTGATGGTAGTACTGGCTATCCTTCTGCTAGGAAAGATATCGTACGATCAGTTGAGTGTGGATTTACTGCCGAACCTCAATAATCCCCGCCTGTTCATCGAATTGAAAGCAGGCGAACGTCCGCCGGAGGAAATAGAAAAACAATTTGTCAAGAATATCGAATCCATGGCTATCCGGCAAAGCGATGTTACGCGGGTATCCTCGGTTATTAAAGCCGGGTCAGCTCGTATCACGGTAGAATATACCTGGAATAAAGATATGGATGAAGCTTTTCTGGATTTACAGAAAGCAATGAATTCTTTTTCTCAAAATACAGATATAACGGAACTTACCATCACCCAGCACGACCCGAATACAGCTCCGGTTGTATTAGTAGGTCTTTCACACCAGAATATTACCGATATGGCCGAGTTACGAAGAATAGCCGAAAGCTATATACGTAACGAATTAATCCGGGTAGAGGGAGTAGCTGATGTAACTTTATCGGGAGATGAAATTTCTACGTTGACTATCGATACGGATCCTTACAAGTTAAATGCTTTCCGATTAAAAATGGAAGATATTTCTTCCAAAATCGAAGCAAACAATCAAAGCATTTCCGGTGGCAGGGTGAGCGAACTAGGGTTACAATATTTGGTAAAAAGTTCCAGTTTGTTCTCTTCCGTAACTGACTTCGAGAATTTGATCGTAGGCTATAAGTCCACTGTAGCAACGGCTACTAATTCTACGACCAACGAAAGTGTAAAAGCTCCTATTTATTTAAAAGATGTAGCCAATGTCTCATTCAAGAATGCACGTCCCGAAAATATTGTCAGGATCAACGGAGAACGAAGCATGGGACTTTCCATCTATAAAGAGATGCGCTATAACACAGTAAAGGTAGTAGAATCGCTTGTTAAACAACTGGAAAGGATCGAGCAATCTTTGCCCGGCTACAAGTTCAGCGTCATCAGCAATCAGGGAACTTTTATCAAGAATGCCATTGGCGAGGTAAAAGACAGTGCCATTATGGGAATCCTATTGGCAGTAATTATTTTGTTTATTTTCCTTCGTCGCTTGGGAACGACTCTGATTGTCAGTTTAGCAATCCCCATCTCTATTGTAGCCACATTCAACTTAATGTTTTTCAACGGACTTACTTTGAATATCATGACGTTGGGCGGATTGGCATTGGGAGCCGGTATGCTGGTAGATAATGCGATTGTGGTAATCGAAAGCATTTTCAGGAATCAGGAAAAAGGGCTATCTATCCGAGAAGCGACTATTACCGGAACTTCAGAAGTTGCCGGGGCTGTTATTGCTTCCACTTTGACCACTATCGTGGTTTTCTTGCCTATCGTATATTTACACGGAGCTTCCGGCGAATTATTTAAAGATCAGGCTTGGACAGTAACCTTCTCGCTGGTTTCTTCTTTATTCGTCGCTATTTTAGTTATCCCGATGCTATACGACCGCGTATTCAGGAATAAAAAAGAGATAAAAGTAACCAAGTCGATCCAGCTAACCGGTTACAGCAAGTTATTACGAAAATTAGTAAAAGCTCGTTGGCTTGTAATCGGGTGTGCGGTACTACTTATTATCATTACGATTTTATTGCTTCCGTTTATCGGCACTGAGTTTATGCCCCGGACAGAAAGTAAATCTTTTACGGTAAACGTAAAGATGTCCGAAGGAGTACGTATGGAAAAGACCAGTGCAACCGTATCGAACCTGGAAAACATATTATACGCCATTACCGGCGATTCATTATGTACCATTTATAGCCATATCGGTCCGGGAAGTGGCTCGGAAAATGCCATTTTTGAGGGAGAGAACACAGCTACCATGAAAGTAAACCTCCTACCAGCGTGTCCGCTTTCGCAAGAAGCTATTATTGCCCAATTCGTAGATGCCACTGATAATGTAGATGGACTGGAGCTTACCTTTAAACAAGAGGAAAATTCCTTAAGTACCCTTTTAGGAACCGAAGGAGCGCCGATCGTTGTAGAAGTAAAAGGAGAAGAGTTGGACGAAATTGCAGAGATTACTCAACAAGTAAAGGATAAAATGCTAACAGTAAACGGTCTTTACAATGTGGTTTCTTCCATTGAAGACGGAGCACCGGAAATAACAATTTCCGTAAACCGTATATTAGCCGGTATTAATAACATTAGTGTATCTACTATCATCGATCAGGTAAAACAGCAATTAAGCGGAAAAGAAGCAGGTAAAATGGAATACCGGGGCGAGATGCTGGATATTGTTATCAAAGTACCTGAAGTGAATCTTAGCCAACTCGGTTCCCTGGTGGTTAAAAACGGGGAACAGGAATTCCAGCTTCGGGAAATTGCAGAGATCACTCCCTCTATAGCTCCTAAGGAAATATTCAGGAGGAACCAAAGCCGGATCAGCAAAATATTAGCGAACCTGGATCCCGACAAATCATTGGATAAAGTAGCCAATGACATTCGTACTGCCGTAAAAGACGTTGAACTACCTCCGAATTATACGATTACCGTAACCGGTGAAGAAGAACAACGGCAAGAATCCATGCATAGCTTGATGTTCGCGTTGGTATTATCTATCATACTAGTATACATGGTATTGGCTTCCCAGTTTGAATCGTTGCTTCATCCGTTTACGATCTTATTAACCATTCCGCTAGCAGTAGTAGGAGCCATATTGCTCTTCTTTTTCACGGGCACGACTATCAATATGATGGGAGTAATCGGTATTGTCATGTTGGTGGGTATTGCAGTGAACAACTCTATTATTCTGGTAGACCGTATCAATCAATTAAAACAAGGAACCGATTTGACGGATGCGATCGTACAAGCCGGACAACAACGTATACGTCCTATCATTATGACGAGTTTGACTACCATTCTGGCCTTATTACCCATGACACTTGGATTCGGAGAAGGCTCGTCACTCCGGGCACCTATGGCTATCGCAGTAATCGGAGGATTGGTAACTTCCACCATCATGAGTTTAATGGTTATTCCATGTGTATATTATGTATTGGAACAAGCCAAAAGAAAAACGGTAAAAAAGCAGGATAATGAACTTTTTAATCAATAG
- the pfkA gene encoding 6-phosphofructokinase — MSAIKCIGILTSGGDAPGMNAAIRAVTRAAIYNGIAVKGIYRGYKGLITGEIVPFKTENVSNIIQHGGTILKTARCLEFKTPEGRKVAYDRIVEEGIDALVVIGGDGTLTGARIFAQEYNYPIVGIPGTIDNDLFGTDITIGYDTALNTIMDAVDKIRDTATSHDRLFFVEVMGRDAGFLALNGAIASGAEAAIIPEIAVEKDQLAETIENGFRKSKNSSIVLVAESDITGGAMGVAERVKTEYPQFDVRVTILGHLQRGGSPTAQDRILASRMGAAAIDALLEDQRNVMTGIQNDQIVYVPFSKAIKNDKPINRELLNTLRILSI; from the coding sequence ATGTCTGCTATTAAATGTATTGGTATTTTAACCTCCGGAGGCGATGCTCCCGGAATGAACGCTGCCATCAGAGCTGTCACCCGTGCTGCTATTTATAATGGTATTGCTGTAAAGGGGATTTACAGGGGATATAAAGGATTGATAACGGGAGAAATTGTTCCTTTTAAGACAGAGAATGTGAGCAATATAATACAACATGGTGGAACGATTTTAAAAACAGCTCGTTGTCTGGAATTTAAAACTCCGGAAGGACGTAAAGTTGCTTATGACAGAATAGTAGAAGAAGGAATCGATGCATTGGTTGTTATCGGAGGGGATGGAACTTTAACAGGAGCCCGTATCTTTGCTCAAGAATATAATTATCCGATTGTCGGTATTCCCGGAACGATAGATAATGATCTGTTTGGTACGGATATTACCATCGGATATGATACGGCATTGAATACCATTATGGATGCCGTGGATAAAATCCGGGACACTGCTACTTCCCACGACCGTTTGTTTTTTGTGGAAGTAATGGGACGGGATGCCGGCTTTTTAGCATTAAACGGAGCAATAGCTTCAGGGGCGGAAGCGGCGATTATTCCAGAGATAGCTGTAGAAAAGGACCAATTAGCAGAAACTATTGAAAACGGTTTCCGTAAATCAAAAAATAGTAGTATTGTTTTGGTTGCGGAAAGCGATATAACCGGTGGCGCAATGGGCGTAGCCGAACGTGTAAAAACCGAATATCCCCAATTTGATGTTCGTGTTACTATTTTAGGTCATTTACAACGGGGTGGTTCTCCTACGGCCCAAGACCGTATTTTAGCTAGCCGGATGGGGGCTGCTGCTATTGATGCTTTATTGGAAGACCAGCGAAATGTAATGACTGGGATCCAGAACGATCAAATAGTATATGTCCCTTTTTCTAAGGCCATTAAAAATGATAAACCTATTAATCGGGAATTATTGAATACCTTACGTATTCTCTCTATTTGA
- a CDS encoding 4-hydroxy-3-methylbut-2-enyl diphosphate reductase: MKVEIDNGSGFCFGVVTAIESAEQELKKGGPLYCLGDIVHNSLEVERLNAMGLDCIGHEDFNKLHNAKVLLRAHGEPPETYEIAFRNAITIIDATCPVVLRLQKRIKKCYQETRAENAQVVIYGKQGHAEVNGLVGQTEGNAIVIERPEDLDKLNFNRNIYLFSQTTKSLDGFRHIVSLIQERIAPEVIFKYFDTICRQVANRLPNIKQFAARHDWIYFVAGRKSSNGKMLFEECLKANPHTVFISDAEEIKNPLPLHVTSVGVCGATSTPKWLMEKVAAKVREINLRK; the protein is encoded by the coding sequence ATGAAAGTTGAGATCGATAATGGTTCCGGTTTTTGTTTTGGTGTTGTAACAGCTATAGAAAGTGCAGAGCAAGAATTGAAAAAAGGAGGGCCTTTGTATTGCCTAGGAGATATTGTACATAACAGTTTGGAAGTAGAGCGTTTAAATGCGATGGGGCTAGATTGTATCGGTCATGAGGATTTTAATAAACTTCACAATGCAAAAGTGTTATTGCGTGCACATGGAGAACCCCCCGAAACCTATGAAATAGCCTTTCGGAACGCCATTACTATTATAGATGCCACTTGCCCGGTGGTTCTCCGGTTACAGAAGAGGATAAAGAAGTGTTACCAAGAAACACGTGCCGAAAATGCGCAAGTGGTTATTTATGGAAAACAAGGACATGCGGAAGTGAACGGATTGGTGGGTCAAACAGAAGGAAATGCTATCGTAATAGAACGGCCTGAAGATTTAGATAAATTAAATTTCAATCGGAATATCTACCTTTTCTCTCAAACTACCAAATCTTTAGACGGATTTCGGCATATTGTTTCTCTTATACAAGAAAGAATCGCTCCGGAGGTCATTTTTAAATATTTTGATACGATTTGCAGGCAAGTAGCTAACCGTTTGCCCAATATTAAGCAATTTGCAGCCCGGCATGATTGGATTTATTTTGTGGCAGGTCGTAAAAGTTCTAATGGAAAGATGCTTTTCGAAGAATGTTTGAAGGCTAATCCTCATACGGTTTTTATTTCCGATGCAGAAGAGATAAAGAATCCATTACCTCTCCATGTCACTTCTGTAGGAGTATGTGGAGCTACTTCTACTCCTAAATGGTTGATGGAAAAAGTAGCAGCCAAGGTAAGGGAAATAAATCTTAGAAAGTGA
- a CDS encoding C1 family peptidase: MKKNNFWIITLSLGITLSLQAQQNNGGISADMLQQIKHSYKNTSSDKAIRNAICSNDIRKLTINKENAGEIDIHFSHKVNSKGITNQKSSGRCWLFTGLNVFRSKMIEKYNMGAFQFSQTYPFFWDQLEKSNLFLQGIIDTWEKPLDDKMVEWLFKNPLSDGGQFTGISDILSKYGVVPQEVMPETYSSENTSQMAKFISLKLKEYGLQLRDMATKGKKPADLQKEKTAMLGTIYRMLVLNLGEPPTKFTWTRKDDKGNPVETKDYTPLSFFQEYIGEDLNNNYVMLMNDPTREYYKLYEIDFDRHQYDGKNWTYVNLPVEEIKDMAIASIKDNTMMYFSCDVGKFFDRERGLLDVNNFDYESLFGTTFGMDKKQRIQTFSSGSSHAMTLMAVDLDAQGKPKKWMVENSWGPGANNGHLIMTDEWFNEYMFRLVVNRKYVSEKVKEVMKQTPVKLPAWDPMFAPEE, translated from the coding sequence ATGAAGAAAAATAATTTTTGGATAATTACGCTATCCTTGGGTATTACCTTATCCTTACAGGCCCAACAAAACAATGGGGGCATTTCTGCCGATATGTTACAGCAGATAAAGCACTCTTATAAAAATACTTCGTCGGATAAGGCGATCCGGAATGCTATCTGTAGCAACGATATCCGTAAACTGACCATAAATAAAGAAAATGCGGGAGAGATAGACATCCATTTTTCACATAAAGTAAACTCAAAAGGAATCACGAACCAGAAATCTTCCGGACGTTGCTGGCTGTTTACCGGATTGAATGTATTCCGTAGCAAAATGATTGAAAAATATAATATGGGAGCTTTCCAATTCTCACAAACTTATCCGTTCTTCTGGGACCAACTGGAAAAGTCCAATCTTTTCCTTCAAGGAATCATCGATACTTGGGAAAAACCTCTGGACGATAAGATGGTGGAATGGTTGTTCAAAAATCCGTTAAGTGACGGAGGACAATTTACCGGTATCTCGGATATCTTAAGTAAATACGGAGTAGTACCTCAAGAAGTGATGCCGGAAACCTATAGCAGTGAAAATACTTCCCAAATGGCTAAATTCATCAGTCTCAAATTAAAAGAGTACGGACTGCAACTACGTGATATGGCAACAAAAGGTAAAAAGCCTGCCGACCTTCAAAAAGAAAAAACAGCTATGTTAGGAACTATTTATCGCATGTTAGTGCTGAATTTAGGCGAACCTCCTACGAAATTTACCTGGACCCGAAAAGATGATAAAGGAAATCCGGTAGAGACTAAAGACTATACGCCGCTTTCCTTCTTTCAAGAATACATCGGGGAAGATCTAAATAATAATTATGTGATGCTAATGAATGATCCGACCCGCGAATACTATAAACTGTATGAAATAGATTTCGACCGGCATCAATACGACGGTAAAAACTGGACGTATGTAAACCTTCCGGTCGAAGAGATTAAAGACATGGCCATTGCTTCTATCAAAGACAATACGATGATGTATTTCTCTTGCGATGTGGGGAAATTTTTTGATCGGGAACGAGGTTTACTGGATGTGAATAATTTTGATTACGAATCACTTTTCGGTACTACCTTCGGAATGGATAAAAAACAACGAATCCAAACGTTTTCCAGTGGTTCATCTCATGCCATGACTCTTATGGCGGTAGACTTAGATGCACAGGGTAAGCCTAAAAAGTGGATGGTAGAGAATAGTTGGGGCCCCGGAGCTAACAACGGCCATTTAATTATGACCGACGAATGGTTCAACGAATATATGTTTCGTTTGGTAGTAAATCGAAAATATGTTTCCGAAAAGGTAAAAGAGGTAATGAAGCAAACTCCTGTCAAACTGCCGGCATGGGATCCGATGTTTGCACCCGAAGAGTAA